From Bradyrhizobium symbiodeficiens, the proteins below share one genomic window:
- a CDS encoding dihydroorotase, which produces MTQRFDVILKGGTVVNQDGENVRDIGITGGRIAELGPLSQTSAAEVIDCKGLHILPGVMDTQVHFREPGLEQKEDLETGSRSAVMGGVTAVFEMPNTSPLTVTEATFTDKVKRAHHRMHCDFAFFIGGTRENVQDLPVLERAPGCAGVKVFIGSSTGALLVEDDESLRRIFQVIRRRAAFHAEDEYRLNDRKSLRVEGDPRSHPVWRDETAALMATQRLVKLAHETGKRIHVLHISTKEEIEFLRDHKDVASCEATPHHLTLVAPECYERLGTLAQMNPPVRGADHRAGIWRGIEQGIIDVLGSDHAPHTLEEKQKTYPASPSGMTGVQTLVPLMLDHVNAGRLSLARFVDLTSAGPARLYNMACKGRIAAGYDADFTIVDLKRSETITNKWVASKAGWTPYDGLRVTGWPVGTFIRGRRVMWQGELVTPSQGEPVRFLETLKQ; this is translated from the coding sequence ATGACCCAGCGCTTCGATGTGATCCTCAAGGGCGGCACCGTCGTCAACCAGGACGGCGAGAATGTTCGCGATATCGGCATCACCGGCGGCCGCATCGCCGAGCTGGGCCCGCTGTCACAGACCTCGGCCGCGGAAGTGATCGACTGCAAGGGCCTGCACATCCTGCCCGGCGTGATGGACACGCAGGTGCATTTCCGCGAGCCCGGGCTGGAGCAGAAGGAAGACCTCGAGACCGGCTCGCGCAGCGCCGTGATGGGCGGCGTCACCGCCGTGTTCGAGATGCCGAACACCTCTCCCTTGACCGTGACGGAAGCCACCTTCACCGACAAGGTGAAGCGCGCCCATCACCGCATGCACTGCGATTTCGCGTTCTTCATCGGCGGCACCCGCGAGAACGTGCAGGATCTGCCGGTGCTGGAGCGCGCGCCTGGCTGTGCCGGCGTCAAGGTGTTCATCGGCTCCTCGACCGGCGCGCTGCTGGTGGAGGACGACGAGAGCCTGCGCCGCATCTTCCAGGTGATCCGCCGCCGCGCCGCCTTCCATGCCGAGGACGAATACCGCCTCAACGACCGCAAATCGCTGCGCGTCGAGGGCGACCCGCGCTCGCATCCGGTGTGGCGCGACGAGACCGCGGCGCTGATGGCGACGCAGCGCCTCGTCAAGCTCGCGCACGAGACCGGCAAGCGCATCCACGTGCTGCACATCTCGACCAAGGAAGAGATCGAGTTCCTGCGCGACCACAAGGACGTCGCGTCCTGCGAGGCGACGCCGCATCATCTCACGCTGGTGGCGCCCGAATGCTACGAGCGGCTCGGTACGCTGGCGCAGATGAACCCGCCGGTGCGCGGTGCCGATCACCGCGCCGGCATCTGGCGCGGCATCGAGCAGGGCATCATCGACGTGCTCGGCTCGGACCACGCCCCGCATACGCTGGAGGAGAAGCAGAAGACCTATCCGGCCTCGCCCTCCGGCATGACCGGCGTGCAGACGCTGGTGCCGCTGATGCTGGATCACGTCAACGCGGGCCGGCTGTCTCTGGCGCGCTTCGTCGATCTCACCAGCGCCGGTCCCGCGCGCCTCTACAACATGGCTTGCAAGGGCCGTATCGCCGCGGGCTACGATGCCGACTTCACCATCGTCGACTTGAAGCGCAGCGAGACCATCACCAACAAATGGGTGGCATCGAAAGCCGGTTGGACGCCCTATGACGGATTGCGCGTCACCGGTTGGCCCGTCGGCACCTTCATCCGCGGCCGCCGCGTGATGTGGCAGGGCGAACTGGTGACGCCGTCGCAAGGCGAGCCGGTGCGCTTTCTGGAGACGTTGAAGCAGTAG
- a CDS encoding sulfurtransferase, which yields MTQTLITTEQLAAMLGDPNLRLYDCTTYNEPVPPGSDAPYRAVPGDKTFSAGHIPGADFLDLQGEFSDTSSQQFFMMPDVAQLEAAFGRHGLDASKTIVLYSIGTMMWATRFWWMLRSLGVDVHVLDGGFDKWKEEGRPVATGAPKGYPATTFKAAPRAGFFVDKNVVKARIGDPSTVIVNALGPQFHRGLDPSRYGRPGRVPGSVNVPAATLVNTDKTLTSLKDAEAKFAAQGVTPDKNVILYCGGGISATIDLFLLTQLGYDRLTLYDASMGEWARDPALPIETDE from the coding sequence ATGACCCAAACCCTCATCACCACTGAGCAACTTGCCGCCATGCTCGGCGATCCCAATCTCCGCCTCTACGACTGCACGACCTACAACGAGCCTGTCCCGCCGGGCAGTGACGCACCCTATCGCGCCGTCCCCGGCGATAAGACGTTCTCGGCCGGCCACATCCCTGGCGCCGATTTCCTCGACCTGCAAGGCGAGTTTTCCGACACCTCGTCGCAGCAGTTCTTCATGATGCCGGATGTCGCCCAATTGGAAGCCGCCTTCGGCCGCCACGGCCTCGATGCGAGCAAGACCATCGTGCTCTACAGCATCGGCACGATGATGTGGGCGACGCGGTTCTGGTGGATGTTGCGTTCGCTCGGCGTCGATGTCCATGTACTCGACGGCGGTTTCGACAAATGGAAGGAGGAGGGGCGGCCGGTCGCAACAGGCGCACCGAAGGGGTATCCCGCCACGACATTCAAGGCCGCGCCGCGCGCCGGCTTCTTCGTCGACAAGAACGTTGTTAAGGCGCGGATCGGCGATCCCTCGACGGTCATCGTCAACGCGCTCGGGCCGCAATTTCATCGCGGCCTCGATCCGAGCCGCTATGGCCGGCCCGGCCGCGTTCCCGGCAGCGTCAACGTACCGGCCGCAACGCTCGTCAACACCGACAAGACGCTGACCAGCCTTAAGGATGCGGAAGCAAAATTCGCCGCTCAGGGCGTCACGCCCGACAAGAACGTGATTCTCTATTGCGGCGGCGGCATCTCGGCGACGATCGACCTGTTCCTGCTGACGCAGCTTGGCTACGACAGACTGACGCTCTACGACGCCTCGATGGGTGAATGGGCGAGGGATCCGGCGCTGCCGATCGAGACGGATGAGTAG
- a CDS encoding TIGR02301 family protein, with amino-acid sequence MSTRFLAIFALILACASVPARAQDVAAPFDADLQRLAEILGGLHYLRGICGSNEGNKWRNEMQALIDAETPSGERRTRMIAGFNRGYNGFQQTYRSCTPAATVAIRRYIEEGSKISRDLTARYAN; translated from the coding sequence ATGTCCACGCGATTTCTGGCCATTTTTGCCCTGATTCTCGCCTGCGCCTCCGTGCCCGCGCGGGCCCAGGACGTGGCGGCGCCGTTCGACGCCGATTTGCAGCGGCTGGCGGAGATTCTCGGCGGCCTGCACTACCTGCGCGGCATCTGCGGCTCCAACGAGGGCAACAAATGGCGCAACGAGATGCAGGCGCTGATCGATGCCGAAACCCCCTCCGGGGAGCGCCGCACCCGTATGATCGCCGGCTTCAACCGCGGCTATAACGGCTTTCAGCAGACCTATCGCAGCTGCACCCCGGCCGCGACCGTGGCGATCCGCCGCTATATCGAGGAAGGCTCGAAGATCTCGCGGGATCTGACGGCGCGCTACGCAAATTGA
- a CDS encoding NUDIX hydrolase, whose protein sequence is MSAIVQPTRPQIAVSAAIFRDGKVLLTRRARSPAKGFYSLPGGRVEFGESLHQALSREVDEETGLEIEIIGLAGWREVLPAAPGAGHYVIMSFAARWVAREPSLNDELDDYRWVAPDALAGLGDLKLTEGLEEVIQSAARLIGH, encoded by the coding sequence ATGTCGGCCATCGTCCAGCCCACCCGTCCGCAGATCGCCGTCAGCGCCGCGATTTTCCGCGACGGCAAGGTGCTGCTGACCCGCCGCGCCCGTTCGCCCGCCAAGGGCTTCTATTCGCTGCCCGGCGGCCGGGTCGAATTCGGCGAATCGCTGCACCAGGCCCTGAGCCGCGAAGTCGACGAGGAAACCGGGCTCGAGATCGAGATCATCGGCCTTGCCGGCTGGCGCGAGGTGCTGCCGGCCGCGCCCGGCGCCGGCCACTATGTGATCATGTCCTTTGCCGCCCGCTGGGTGGCCAGGGAGCCGTCCCTGAACGACGAGCTCGACGATTACCGCTGGGTCGCCCCCGACGCCCTGGCTGGCCTCGGCGACCTCAAGCTGACCGAAGGACTGGAAGAGGTCATCCAGTCCGCCGCGCGGCTGATCGGACACTGA
- a CDS encoding SOS response-associated peptidase has protein sequence MCGRFVITSAPAALRQLFGYVEQPNFPPRYNVAPTQPIPVVWIENGARHFRLMRWGLLPGWVKDPKGFTLLINARSETVLEKPAFKRAIRRRRGLIPADGYYEWKMEDGRKQPFFIHRADGAPLGFAAVFETWVGPNGEELDTVAIVTAAAGEDLAVLHDRVPVTISPRDFERWLDIRGDEVDAILPLMTAPRIGEFAWHPVSTRVNRVANDDDQLLLPIGAEEMAAEAEAAKPKKMARKVAAGPADDGQGSLF, from the coding sequence ATGTGTGGACGCTTCGTCATAACTTCGGCCCCCGCGGCTTTGCGGCAACTGTTCGGCTATGTCGAGCAGCCGAATTTCCCGCCCCGGTACAATGTGGCTCCGACACAACCGATTCCGGTCGTCTGGATCGAGAACGGCGCGCGCCATTTCCGTCTGATGCGCTGGGGCCTCTTGCCGGGCTGGGTCAAGGACCCCAAAGGGTTCACGCTCCTGATCAATGCCCGTTCCGAAACGGTGCTGGAGAAGCCCGCGTTCAAGCGGGCGATTCGCCGGCGGCGCGGCCTGATCCCGGCCGACGGCTATTACGAATGGAAGATGGAGGACGGCCGCAAGCAGCCCTTCTTCATCCACCGCGCCGACGGTGCGCCGCTCGGCTTCGCTGCCGTGTTCGAGACCTGGGTCGGGCCGAACGGCGAGGAGCTCGACACCGTCGCGATCGTCACGGCCGCGGCAGGCGAGGATCTCGCCGTGCTGCATGACCGTGTGCCCGTCACCATCAGCCCGCGCGATTTCGAGCGCTGGCTCGACATCAGGGGCGACGAGGTCGATGCGATCCTGCCGCTGATGACGGCACCGCGCATCGGCGAATTCGCCTGGCACCCGGTCTCCACCCGCGTCAACCGCGTCGCCAATGACGACGATCAGCTGCTGCTGCCGATCGGCGCGGAGGAGATGGCGGCGGAAGCAGAGGCGGCGAAGCCGAAGAAGATGGCGCGGAAGGTTGCGGCCGGGCCGGCCGATGACGGGCAGGGCTCGTTGTTCTAG
- a CDS encoding CaiB/BaiF CoA transferase family protein has product MTRPFEGVKILDFTQVLAGPYASYQLALLGADVVKVERREGEDMRRTPLSREWADRGLAPAFQAVNGNKRSLTLDLQKPEAIAIVKKLAATVDVVMENFRPGVMDKLGIGFEALSAINPKLIYCAVSGFGQTGPDRLRPGYDGKMQALSGIMAITGHPETGPTRAGFAVCDVLSGATAAFGVSSALYQRDRTGKGQFVDVSMLEATMAFLSGQIADWSVAGHRQTLSGNQAVSRRTTANLFKCGDGHILLAVNNEKQYRALMSALGREDTLADPRFADWFSRNENEPALRAIIEEALAARPAREWETILEDAGAPCASIWKVEEVIDHPQIKAREAIQQLDTQYGRLRFAGSGFKLAHGGGRLDRMAPELGADTDAVLDELGFDAAEIARLRAAEIV; this is encoded by the coding sequence GTGACGCGACCGTTCGAGGGCGTGAAGATCCTGGATTTCACGCAAGTGCTGGCCGGCCCCTATGCGAGCTATCAGCTCGCGCTGCTGGGGGCCGATGTCGTCAAGGTCGAGCGGCGCGAGGGCGAGGACATGCGCCGCACGCCGCTCAGCCGCGAATGGGCCGATCGCGGCCTCGCGCCGGCGTTTCAGGCCGTCAACGGCAACAAGCGCAGCCTGACGCTTGATCTGCAGAAGCCTGAGGCGATCGCGATTGTGAAGAAGCTCGCAGCGACCGTCGACGTCGTCATGGAGAATTTCCGCCCGGGCGTGATGGACAAGCTCGGCATCGGCTTTGAAGCGCTGTCCGCAATCAATCCAAAACTGATCTATTGCGCGGTCTCGGGCTTCGGCCAGACCGGCCCGGATCGCCTGCGCCCCGGCTATGACGGCAAGATGCAGGCGCTGTCGGGCATCATGGCGATCACGGGGCACCCCGAGACGGGACCGACGCGCGCGGGCTTTGCGGTCTGCGACGTGCTGTCGGGTGCCACCGCCGCATTCGGCGTGTCGAGCGCGCTGTATCAGCGCGACCGCACCGGCAAGGGCCAGTTCGTCGACGTCTCCATGCTGGAAGCGACGATGGCGTTTCTGTCGGGGCAGATCGCGGACTGGTCGGTTGCCGGCCATCGACAAACACTCTCGGGCAATCAGGCCGTGAGCCGCAGGACCACGGCGAATTTGTTCAAATGCGGCGACGGCCACATCCTGCTCGCCGTCAACAACGAGAAGCAGTACCGCGCGCTGATGAGCGCGCTCGGCCGCGAGGACACGCTCGCCGACCCGCGCTTTGCCGACTGGTTTTCGCGCAACGAGAACGAACCGGCCCTGCGTGCCATCATCGAGGAAGCGCTCGCGGCCAGACCGGCGCGCGAATGGGAGACGATTTTGGAGGACGCCGGCGCGCCCTGCGCCAGCATCTGGAAGGTCGAAGAGGTGATCGACCATCCGCAGATCAAGGCTCGCGAAGCCATCCAGCAGCTGGATACGCAATACGGCCGCCTGCGCTTCGCCGGCAGCGGCTTCAAGCTCGCCCATGGCGGCGGCCGGCTGGACCGGATGGCGCCGGAACTCGGCGCGGATACCGACGCCGTGCTGGACGAGCTGGGGTTTGACGCCGCAGAGATCGCGCGGCTGAGGGCAGCAGAGATTGTTTGA
- a CDS encoding glycine reductase encodes MSTPRDDEFGFAPDYDSPVPYMQRTRDYYAAIGYTTAYRWAHYTEAPFQPLKKPLAKSRVTIITTAAPYDPGKGDQGPGAAYNGGAKFYQVYDGDTSKQHDLRISHIGYDRKHTSATDNGTWFPLPQLLKASAAGRIGEVAPRFFGAPTNRSHRVTLDTDAPDILARAVADKVDVALLVPNCPVCHQTTALVARHLERNGIPTVIMGCAKDIIEHAAVPRFLFSDFPLGNSAGKPHDVASQAQTLELALELLESATGPQTTMQSPLRWSEDASWKLDYNNVAQLSPEELARRRAEFDKQKEIARGNRAA; translated from the coding sequence ATGTCCACACCGCGCGACGACGAATTCGGCTTTGCGCCCGACTACGATTCCCCTGTCCCCTACATGCAGCGCACCCGCGATTACTACGCGGCGATCGGCTACACCACGGCGTATCGCTGGGCGCATTACACCGAGGCGCCATTCCAGCCGCTGAAGAAGCCACTGGCAAAGTCGCGCGTGACCATCATCACGACCGCCGCGCCGTACGATCCCGGCAAGGGCGACCAGGGGCCGGGCGCGGCGTATAATGGCGGCGCGAAGTTCTACCAGGTCTATGACGGCGACACCTCGAAACAGCACGATCTGCGCATCTCGCATATCGGCTACGACCGCAAGCACACCTCGGCGACCGACAACGGCACCTGGTTTCCGCTGCCGCAACTCCTGAAGGCGTCCGCCGCCGGCCGCATCGGCGAGGTCGCGCCACGCTTCTTCGGCGCGCCGACCAACCGCAGCCATCGCGTCACGCTGGACACCGACGCGCCGGACATTCTTGCGCGGGCCGTCGCGGACAAGGTCGACGTCGCGCTGCTGGTGCCGAACTGCCCGGTCTGCCACCAGACCACCGCGCTGGTGGCGCGGCATCTCGAGCGGAACGGCATCCCGACCGTGATCATGGGCTGCGCCAAGGACATCATCGAGCACGCCGCCGTGCCGCGCTTCCTGTTCTCGGACTTCCCGCTCGGCAATTCCGCCGGCAAGCCGCACGACGTCGCCTCGCAGGCGCAGACGCTCGAACTGGCGCTCGAGCTGCTCGAGAGCGCGACCGGCCCGCAGACCACGATGCAATCGCCGCTGCGCTGGAGCGAGGACGCTTCCTGGAAGCTCGATTACAACAATGTCGCGCAGCTTTCGCCGGAAGAGCTGGCACGCCGCCGCGCCGAATTCGACAAGCAAAAGGAGATCGCGCGCGGCAACCGCGCCGCCTGA
- a CDS encoding NUDIX domain-containing protein — MTISDRVRIKDVRVLSDGWTTLKTTTFEYRRASGEWQTQHRETYERDNAAAVLPYNRARRTVILVKQFRLPAFIRGYDDLLIEAAAGVLDDASPEVRIRAEAEEETGYRLHHVHKVFEAFMSPGAITEKLHFFVAEYEPSMRVSDGGGLEHEGEDIEVLELSIDEALAMIADGRIVDAKAIMLLQYVALHVFR; from the coding sequence ATGACCATTTCCGACCGCGTCCGCATCAAGGACGTCCGCGTGCTCTCGGACGGCTGGACCACGCTGAAGACCACCACGTTCGAGTACCGGCGCGCGAGCGGCGAGTGGCAGACGCAGCACCGCGAGACCTATGAACGCGACAACGCCGCCGCCGTGCTGCCGTATAATCGCGCACGGCGTACCGTGATCCTGGTGAAGCAATTCCGCCTGCCAGCCTTCATCCGCGGTTACGACGATCTGCTGATCGAAGCGGCGGCAGGCGTGCTCGACGACGCCTCGCCGGAGGTGCGAATCCGTGCCGAGGCCGAGGAGGAGACCGGCTATCGCCTGCACCACGTCCACAAGGTGTTCGAGGCGTTCATGAGCCCGGGCGCCATCACCGAGAAGCTGCATTTCTTCGTCGCCGAATACGAACCTTCGATGCGCGTCAGCGACGGCGGCGGCCTGGAACACGAGGGCGAGGACATCGAGGTCCTGGAGCTCTCGATCGACGAAGCGCTGGCGATGATCGCCGACGGCCGCATCGTCGACGCCAAGGCGATCATGCTGCTGCAATATGTGGCGCTGCACGTGTTTCGGTAG
- a CDS encoding GNAT family acetyltransferase, whose product MSASVSPAPLAIDAITDADVEKVVALWQRCGLTRPWNDPHADIALARRRDNSTVLIGRDAGAIVATVMVGHDGHRGWVYYVAVDPDGRKRGHGRVMMAAAEDWLRAAEISKLQLLVRRENAQANAFYQSLGFEESTSVMFQKWLDGRETTPSS is encoded by the coding sequence GTGAGCGCGTCGGTCTCGCCTGCTCCGCTCGCAATCGATGCCATCACCGACGCCGATGTCGAGAAGGTCGTCGCGCTGTGGCAGCGCTGCGGCCTGACCCGTCCGTGGAACGATCCGCATGCCGACATCGCCCTGGCGCGCCGGCGCGACAATTCCACCGTGCTGATCGGCCGCGACGCCGGCGCCATCGTGGCGACCGTGATGGTCGGCCATGACGGCCACCGCGGCTGGGTCTATTACGTCGCGGTCGACCCGGACGGCCGCAAGCGCGGCCATGGCCGCGTCATGATGGCGGCGGCTGAGGACTGGCTGCGCGCCGCCGAAATTTCGAAGCTGCAGCTCCTGGTCCGCCGCGAGAATGCGCAGGCCAATGCGTTCTACCAGTCGCTGGGGTTCGAGGAATCCACCTCGGTGATGTTCCAGAAGTGGCTCGACGGCCGCGAAACCACGCCCAGCAGCTGA
- a CDS encoding FAD-binding oxidoreductase yields MNINQSATPPLAPELLDQFRKIVGERHAITDAADIEPYVTEERNLFHGRSPLVLRPGSTAEVSEICKLASAHRIALVPQGGNTGLVGGQTPHNGEVVVSLRRLDKIREVDTASNTMTCEAGVVLQIAQAKASDVDRLFPLSLGAEGSCTIGGNLSTNAGGTAALAYGVAREMALGLEVVLADGRVLNVLSKLKKDNTGYNLHNLFIGAEGTLGIITAATLKLFPKPRAIETAYVGLKSPEAALKLLAIAQSEAANTLTSFELLAEMAVDFSVRHGIDVRDPLGEKHPWYVLMELSSPGDDARTPLETILARAMEEEIVDDAVIAANLTQRNNFWKLREEMSAAQKPEGGSIKHDISVPIAAVPAFIDEANAAVVKLIPGARPVPFGHLGDGNLHYNVSQPIGANTADYLARWHDVNAVVFEIVLRMGGSISAEHGIGVLKRDELPEVKDKTAIELMRAIKAMLDPHGIMNPGKVL; encoded by the coding sequence ATGAACATCAATCAATCCGCCACGCCTCCGCTTGCGCCCGAGCTGCTCGACCAATTCCGCAAGATCGTCGGCGAGCGCCACGCGATCACCGATGCAGCCGATATCGAGCCTTACGTCACCGAGGAGCGCAATCTGTTCCACGGCCGCTCGCCGCTGGTGCTGCGTCCGGGCTCGACCGCTGAGGTCTCCGAAATCTGCAAGCTCGCCTCCGCGCACAGAATCGCGCTGGTGCCGCAGGGCGGCAACACCGGGCTGGTCGGCGGGCAGACCCCGCACAATGGCGAGGTGGTGGTGTCGCTGCGGCGGCTCGACAAGATCCGCGAGGTCGACACCGCGTCCAACACCATGACGTGTGAGGCCGGCGTGGTGCTGCAGATCGCGCAAGCGAAGGCATCCGACGTCGACCGGCTGTTCCCGCTGTCGCTAGGTGCGGAAGGGAGCTGCACCATCGGCGGCAATCTCTCCACCAATGCCGGCGGCACCGCCGCGCTCGCCTATGGCGTCGCGCGCGAGATGGCGCTGGGGCTGGAAGTGGTGCTCGCCGACGGGCGCGTGCTCAACGTGCTGTCGAAGCTGAAGAAGGACAACACCGGCTACAATCTGCACAATCTCTTCATCGGAGCCGAAGGCACGCTCGGCATCATCACGGCGGCGACCCTGAAACTGTTTCCGAAGCCGCGGGCGATCGAGACGGCCTATGTCGGGCTGAAATCGCCGGAGGCGGCGCTCAAGCTGCTGGCGATCGCGCAAAGCGAGGCCGCCAATACGCTGACGAGTTTTGAGCTATTGGCCGAGATGGCGGTGGATTTCTCGGTCCGGCACGGCATCGATGTGCGCGATCCTCTCGGCGAGAAGCATCCCTGGTACGTGCTGATGGAGCTGTCGTCCCCTGGCGACGATGCCCGCACGCCGCTGGAGACGATCCTGGCCCGTGCCATGGAAGAGGAGATCGTCGACGATGCCGTGATCGCGGCAAACCTCACCCAGCGCAACAATTTCTGGAAGCTGCGCGAGGAGATGTCGGCGGCGCAGAAGCCCGAGGGCGGCTCGATCAAGCACGACATCTCGGTGCCGATCGCCGCGGTGCCCGCGTTCATCGACGAAGCCAACGCCGCGGTGGTGAAGCTGATCCCGGGCGCGCGGCCGGTGCCGTTCGGCCATCTCGGCGACGGCAATCTGCATTACAATGTCAGCCAGCCGATCGGGGCCAACACCGCCGATTATCTGGCGCGCTGGCACGATGTGAACGCGGTGGTGTTCGAGATCGTGCTTCGCATGGGCGGCTCGATCTCCGCCGAGCACGGCATCGGCGTGCTCAAGCGCGACGAACTGCCCGAGGTCAAGGACAAGACCGCGATCGAGCTGATGCGCGCGATCAAGGCGATGCTCGATCCGCACGGCATCATGAATCCGGGCAAGGTGCTGTGA
- a CDS encoding L-threonylcarbamoyladenylate synthase, which produces MKTGLETLILPAGHAGAEAAARTLAAGGLVAFPTETVYGLGADAANAAAIAHLYAAKGRPAFNPLIAHVPDIAAARRIGRFDARALSLAEAFWPGPLTLVVPKTDNCPVADLATAGLDTVAIRIPAHAVAQAILRAFGGAVVAPSANISGHVSPTLAAHVESDLTGRIDLIVDGGPVTVGVESTIVGCLDAPMLLRPGGLSRERIEAVLGAPLARPPAETENDDSQPLAPGMLASHYAPRAQVRLGAQDVAPDEALLAFGPARLPGVEGAVAVMNLSPGADLDEAAANLFGYLRNLDARGPRAIAVMAIPEQGLGEAINDRLRRAAVMR; this is translated from the coding sequence GTGAAAACGGGTCTTGAAACGCTGATTTTACCGGCAGGCCACGCCGGCGCCGAGGCTGCGGCCCGCACGCTGGCCGCCGGCGGGCTGGTCGCGTTTCCGACCGAGACCGTCTACGGGCTCGGGGCGGATGCGGCCAATGCCGCCGCGATCGCCCATCTCTACGCCGCCAAGGGGCGGCCGGCCTTCAATCCGCTGATCGCCCATGTCCCGGACATTGCGGCCGCGCGCCGGATCGGCCGGTTCGACGCCCGCGCATTGAGCCTCGCGGAAGCGTTCTGGCCGGGGCCGCTGACGCTGGTGGTGCCGAAGACGGACAACTGCCCGGTGGCGGATCTCGCCACCGCCGGCCTCGACACGGTCGCGATCCGCATCCCCGCCCACGCGGTGGCGCAGGCGATCCTGCGCGCCTTCGGCGGGGCCGTGGTGGCGCCGTCGGCCAATATCTCCGGCCACGTCTCGCCGACGCTGGCAGCCCATGTCGAGAGCGACCTGACGGGCCGGATCGACCTGATCGTCGACGGCGGGCCTGTTACGGTCGGCGTCGAATCGACCATCGTCGGCTGCCTCGACGCGCCCATGCTGCTCCGGCCCGGCGGGTTGTCGCGCGAGCGGATCGAGGCGGTGCTGGGCGCGCCCCTGGCGCGACCGCCGGCGGAGACCGAGAATGACGACAGCCAGCCGCTGGCGCCGGGCATGCTGGCCTCGCATTACGCGCCGCGCGCCCAGGTGCGGCTTGGCGCGCAGGACGTCGCGCCTGATGAAGCGCTGCTGGCGTTCGGACCGGCGCGCCTTCCCGGCGTCGAGGGCGCCGTCGCCGTCATGAATTTGTCGCCCGGCGCCGATCTCGATGAAGCCGCCGCCAATCTGTTCGGCTATCTTCGCAACCTCGATGCGAGAGGGCCGCGGGCGATCGCGGTGATGGCGATCCCCGAGCAAGGACTTGGCGAAGCGATCAACGACCGGCTGCGCCGGGCTGCGGTCATGCGATAA
- a CDS encoding ParB/RepB/Spo0J family partition protein: MSDVRTPIMIPLADIKLVRTTRPLNEKYATQLVASIRNHGIQHPIHVYELNQGGYGVAAGHHRYRAYEKLKLTSIPAVVLPRAEARAWKWVENNDRYNIDPLTESIGIVESARATETLSGLAIVTPVGGKQPHDKGISKLAKATGRNRKRVKAAFGHHGLSSQVKARIYKHPDLNKRAILDRLVSMVTEADQLQYLDDLDRKHDGPDGPKKSRSKMHWGLSYEVRLVKLRRAYNASSFKSDFERQPEAVRKRFIRDCLR; the protein is encoded by the coding sequence ATGAGCGATGTTCGAACCCCGATTATGATTCCGCTTGCGGACATAAAGCTAGTGCGCACTACGAGGCCGTTGAACGAGAAATATGCTACGCAACTAGTGGCTTCAATACGAAACCACGGAATTCAACATCCAATTCACGTGTACGAACTCAACCAAGGCGGATACGGTGTCGCCGCCGGTCACCATAGATATCGAGCTTACGAAAAGCTGAAGCTTACATCCATTCCAGCGGTCGTGTTACCTCGTGCTGAGGCCCGAGCCTGGAAATGGGTCGAGAACAACGATCGGTACAACATAGATCCACTCACTGAGTCTATCGGCATCGTTGAAAGCGCTCGTGCAACCGAAACCTTGAGCGGCCTCGCTATAGTGACGCCAGTCGGTGGAAAACAGCCGCATGACAAAGGAATCTCGAAGCTAGCCAAAGCAACCGGTAGAAATCGAAAACGCGTCAAAGCTGCATTTGGCCACCATGGTCTTTCATCTCAGGTCAAGGCAAGAATCTATAAACATCCTGATTTGAACAAGAGGGCGATTCTGGACCGTCTCGTCAGTATGGTGACGGAGGCAGATCAGCTTCAATACCTCGACGATCTCGATCGCAAGCACGATGGACCTGATGGGCCCAAGAAATCGCGATCAAAAATGCACTGGGGATTAAGCTATGAGGTTCGCTTGGTAAAGCTGCGGAGGGCTTACAACGCCAGTTCATTCAAATCGGACTTCGAAAGGCAACCTGAGGCCGTTCGCAAAAGGTTCATCCGAGACTGCCTGCGCTAG